The Anoxybacillus flavithermus genome has a segment encoding these proteins:
- a CDS encoding acyl-CoA dehydrogenase: MEKTLKVAQGGSFLIEDVSPTQVFTPEDFTDEQKMIAKTTEEFVVNEVLPQLEHLENHEFDRSVALLKQAGELGLLGADVPEEYGGLSLDKISSALIAEKMARAGGFSISHGAHVGIGSLPIVLFGTEEQKQKYLPALATGEKIAAYALTEPGSGSDALGAKTTAKLNAEGTHYILNGEKQWITNAGFADVFVVYAKVDGEHFSAFIVERDFPGVSTGAEEKKMGIKSSSTRTLILQDALVPKENLLGEIGKGHIIAFNILNIGRYKLGVGAVGGAKRALEVTIQYANQRQQFKTPISKFTLTQEKLATIASKLYAAESAVYRTVGLFEARMGQLTDEQAKDGKETAKAIAEYAIECSLNKVFATEMLDYIVDEGVQIHGGYGFMQEYEIERMYRDSRINRIFEGTNEINRLLVPGMYLRKAMKGELPLLQKAQQLQEELMMLMPEEVGDGVLEQEKYLVRHAKKIALMVAGLAAQKFGPKLEKEQEVLVNIADIVSNVYAMESALLRTEKAIAQSGVEKNKQKVLYTQIFCQEAFNEIEAHAKETIVAVEHGDMLRMMLSALRKLTRHTPINIIAKKREAAQALIEAERYVV; encoded by the coding sequence ATGGAAAAAACATTGAAAGTTGCACAAGGTGGGAGCTTTTTAATTGAAGATGTGTCGCCAACGCAAGTGTTTACACCAGAAGATTTTACGGACGAACAAAAAATGATTGCCAAAACGACAGAAGAATTTGTCGTGAATGAAGTGTTGCCTCAACTTGAACATCTAGAAAATCATGAGTTTGATCGTTCTGTTGCGCTTTTAAAGCAAGCAGGTGAACTCGGATTGCTTGGTGCAGATGTGCCTGAAGAATATGGTGGATTAAGTTTAGATAAAATTAGTTCGGCATTAATTGCTGAAAAAATGGCGCGTGCCGGCGGTTTTTCGATTTCACACGGTGCGCACGTCGGGATCGGTTCGCTTCCAATCGTCTTGTTTGGAACAGAGGAGCAAAAACAAAAATATTTACCGGCGCTTGCAACGGGCGAAAAAATTGCTGCTTATGCGTTAACAGAGCCAGGTTCGGGTTCAGATGCGCTCGGTGCGAAAACGACGGCAAAACTCAATGCCGAAGGAACGCATTACATTTTAAACGGGGAAAAACAATGGATTACAAATGCGGGATTTGCTGATGTATTTGTCGTATATGCAAAAGTGGATGGCGAACATTTCTCCGCCTTTATCGTTGAGCGCGATTTCCCTGGCGTATCGACAGGCGCAGAAGAAAAGAAAATGGGGATTAAAAGCTCATCGACGCGGACACTAATTTTACAAGATGCGCTCGTTCCAAAAGAAAATTTACTTGGCGAGATCGGCAAAGGACATATCATTGCATTTAACATTTTAAATATCGGACGCTACAAGCTTGGCGTTGGTGCTGTCGGCGGAGCAAAACGCGCCCTAGAAGTGACGATTCAATACGCCAATCAACGTCAACAATTTAAAACACCGATTTCGAAATTTACATTAACACAAGAAAAATTAGCAACGATAGCGTCGAAATTGTATGCGGCAGAAAGCGCCGTCTACCGTACAGTCGGTTTATTTGAAGCGCGCATGGGACAATTAACAGACGAACAAGCAAAAGACGGAAAGGAAACGGCAAAAGCGATTGCAGAATACGCTATCGAATGCTCTTTAAACAAAGTGTTTGCGACAGAAATGCTAGACTATATCGTCGATGAAGGGGTACAAATTCACGGTGGTTATGGTTTCATGCAAGAATACGAAATTGAACGCATGTATCGCGATTCACGTATTAACCGTATTTTTGAAGGAACGAATGAAATTAACCGTCTCCTTGTGCCAGGCATGTATTTGCGCAAGGCGATGAAAGGCGAATTGCCGCTTTTACAAAAAGCGCAACAATTACAAGAAGAATTAATGATGCTTATGCCGGAAGAAGTTGGCGACGGCGTACTTGAACAAGAAAAATATCTTGTGCGCCATGCGAAAAAAATCGCCTTAATGGTTGCAGGACTAGCAGCGCAAAAGTTCGGTCCGAAACTTGAAAAAGAGCAAGAAGTGCTTGTTAATATTGCAGACATTGTTAGCAACGTATACGCGATGGAATCTGCGCTTTTACGTACGGAAAAAGCAATTGCGCAATCTGGCGTTGAGAAAAACAAACAAAAAGTATTGTATACACAAATTTTCTGCCAGGAAGCATTTAATGAAATTGAAGCGCATGCAAAAGAAACGATCGTCGCTGTTGAGCACGGTGACATGTTGCGTATGATGTTATCAGCATTGCGTAAATTAACACGTCATACGCCAATCAACATCATTGCGAAAAAGCGTGAGGCGGCGCAAGCACTAATTGAAGCTGAACGATATGTTGTGTAA
- a CDS encoding glycine cleavage system protein H produces MSIPKELRYSQEHEWVRVEGNTVRIGITDFAQSELGDIVFVELPEVGAQLTANEPFGSVESVKTVSELYAPISGKVVAVNEELNDNPEYVNESPYDKAWMIVIEPSDLSEVDNLLTAEQYEQMINQD; encoded by the coding sequence ATGAGCATTCCAAAAGAGCTACGTTATTCACAAGAACATGAATGGGTGCGTGTCGAAGGAAATACGGTTCGTATTGGGATTACGGACTTTGCCCAGTCAGAACTCGGCGATATCGTATTCGTTGAATTGCCAGAAGTGGGGGCGCAACTCACAGCAAATGAGCCATTTGGTAGCGTAGAATCAGTAAAAACCGTATCGGAATTATATGCTCCAATTAGCGGAAAAGTCGTAGCTGTGAACGAAGAGTTAAACGACAACCCAGAGTATGTAAACGAATCGCCATATGATAAAGCGTGGATGATCGTCATTGAGCCAAGCGATTTAAGTGAAGTGGACAACCTACTAACGGCAGAACAATACGAACAAATGATCAACCAAGATTAA
- a CDS encoding thiol reductase thioredoxin, producing MIVVKVVYMYTPLCGTCQVASRMVDVLEQLLPSVAFERQDLNYVPDKAVEWCVESVPCLLIFQHDKLVQKIYAFHSVPYLYETLRKLAK from the coding sequence GTGATCGTTGTGAAAGTTGTCTATATGTACACGCCATTATGTGGAACATGTCAAGTGGCAAGTCGAATGGTTGATGTACTTGAGCAGTTATTGCCATCTGTTGCATTTGAACGTCAAGATTTAAACTACGTGCCGGACAAAGCGGTTGAGTGGTGCGTCGAAAGCGTTCCGTGTTTACTTATTTTTCAACATGATAAACTTGTACAAAAAATATATGCTTTTCATTCTGTTCCATATTTATACGAAACGTTGCGAAAGCTGGCTAAATAA
- a CDS encoding sterol-binding protein yields MNMLAPILPNDCLYIQLQWESREVLLCISKEGIRCVGEVDGERVITIRGSAQAMMSLLQGSLKLQQQLRLNELSVTASFRHILLLESIFFLAKPYDVVR; encoded by the coding sequence ATGAACATGTTAGCACCGATTTTGCCGAATGATTGTTTATATATTCAACTACAATGGGAGAGTCGAGAAGTATTATTATGCATATCGAAAGAAGGGATTCGTTGCGTAGGAGAGGTAGATGGAGAGCGAGTCATTACGATTCGTGGTTCGGCACAGGCAATGATGTCGCTATTGCAAGGGTCTTTAAAACTACAGCAACAACTGCGATTAAACGAATTGTCCGTCACAGCATCGTTTCGTCACATTTTATTGTTAGAGTCAATCTTTTTCCTTGCCAAGCCGTATGATGTTGTTCGTTGA